The Niastella koreensis GR20-10 genome includes a window with the following:
- a CDS encoding MGH1-like glycoside hydrolase domain-containing protein — MSAEHQRLAVNSTRKIPLEQWGPYLSERQWGTVREDFSPNSDAWNYLTHDQARFRAYRWGEDGIAGISDFFQNLCFAITVWNGKDSILKERLFGLGNYEGNHGEDVKELYYYLDNLPTHYYMEYLYKYPQQKFPYDDLLAVNRQRSRTEPEYELLDTGVFNNNEYFDVNVTYAKHNSKDICIRINIHNHHTKSAEITLLPTLWFYNRWEHDSSRKKPSISWRDKNSVKAMHHRLGTYYLYFQSPHNTLFTENETNFEKVNGKPNLSPFTKDAFHGAIIKGENVEALRQKKAGTKFAPVYKLRVQGGRSETVYLRLSNKVIDNPFHPGFADIFSQRKEEADAFYAKVLSNTKTPGLAKIQRRALAGLLWSKQYYHFDIEKWLTSGDGLTPPSAGRLTGRNHDWKHLKNQDIICMPDKWEYPWYAAWDLAFQCIPMAMVDPVFAKHQLTLIMREWYMKPDGQLPAYEWNFSDVNPPVQAWAALEVYRIEKQQTGKGDITFLKRIFQKLIINFTWWINRKDSNGNNMFQGGFLGLDNIGVFNRSHLVHNDMELEQADGTSWMGMYALNMMDMALEIAMHDVSFEDTATKFFEHFVLIAEALNEQGMWNQEDKFFYDTLSIAGSEPLHLRIFSIVGLTSLFAVSTIEKRVLDKLGDFNKRITWFEEYRKKNNKYWPNEERHDGKSTLLSLVPKERVVFLLQRLLDETQFLAPWGIRALSKYHETHPFSVTIRGVEYKIHYEPGDSTSDMFGGNSNWRGPLWMPINYIIIQSIRHFGEFYGDELEVECPIGSGNKMNLKQVAEELTRRLITLFQPNQHGKRPAHGAYSWFYQRSENADLILFYEYFHGETGAGLGASHQTGWTALVAELVHSLSSPAEKK; from the coding sequence ATGAGTGCAGAACATCAACGACTTGCGGTTAATTCCACAAGGAAAATCCCTTTGGAACAATGGGGACCGTATTTAAGCGAACGCCAATGGGGAACTGTCAGGGAAGATTTTAGTCCAAATAGTGATGCCTGGAATTATCTTACCCACGACCAGGCCCGTTTTCGTGCCTACCGATGGGGCGAAGATGGAATTGCAGGTATTTCCGATTTCTTTCAAAATCTTTGTTTTGCGATCACTGTATGGAATGGAAAGGACTCCATTTTGAAAGAACGCCTGTTTGGCCTTGGCAACTATGAGGGTAATCACGGTGAGGATGTAAAAGAACTGTATTACTACCTCGACAATTTGCCTACTCACTATTACATGGAGTATTTGTATAAATACCCCCAGCAGAAATTTCCTTACGACGACCTGCTGGCTGTAAACCGCCAACGCTCACGTACCGAACCGGAATATGAGCTCCTCGATACCGGTGTGTTTAATAACAATGAATATTTTGATGTTAATGTAACCTACGCCAAACACAATTCGAAGGATATTTGCATCAGGATCAACATTCATAACCACCATACCAAGTCAGCCGAAATAACGCTGTTACCTACCCTGTGGTTTTACAATCGCTGGGAACATGACTCCTCCAGGAAAAAGCCATCCATCTCGTGGCGGGATAAGAATTCGGTAAAAGCAATGCATCACCGGTTAGGAACTTATTATTTATATTTTCAGTCGCCACATAATACGCTCTTTACGGAGAACGAAACTAATTTTGAAAAAGTAAATGGCAAACCGAATTTATCGCCTTTTACCAAAGATGCTTTTCATGGCGCTATTATAAAAGGGGAGAATGTAGAAGCCCTTCGTCAAAAGAAAGCAGGGACTAAGTTTGCCCCTGTATATAAATTACGGGTTCAGGGTGGCCGCTCTGAAACTGTTTATCTTCGTCTCAGCAATAAGGTCATCGACAATCCTTTTCATCCTGGCTTTGCAGACATCTTTTCACAACGAAAAGAAGAAGCAGATGCTTTTTACGCCAAAGTATTGTCGAATACGAAAACCCCGGGACTGGCAAAAATTCAACGCCGGGCGCTGGCCGGGTTATTATGGAGCAAACAGTATTATCACTTCGATATAGAAAAATGGCTCACGAGTGGCGACGGACTCACTCCGCCAAGCGCGGGCCGGTTAACGGGCCGTAACCACGATTGGAAGCACCTCAAGAACCAGGACATCATTTGTATGCCCGATAAATGGGAATATCCCTGGTATGCCGCCTGGGATCTGGCTTTTCAGTGCATTCCCATGGCTATGGTTGACCCGGTTTTTGCCAAGCACCAGCTTACGCTCATTATGCGGGAGTGGTACATGAAACCCGATGGGCAGCTGCCGGCTTACGAATGGAACTTCAGTGATGTAAATCCGCCGGTACAGGCCTGGGCGGCACTGGAAGTGTACCGCATTGAAAAACAACAAACCGGGAAGGGGGATATCACTTTCCTGAAACGCATCTTCCAAAAGCTCATCATCAACTTTACCTGGTGGATAAACCGCAAAGACTCCAATGGCAACAACATGTTCCAGGGCGGCTTCCTGGGATTGGATAACATCGGGGTATTTAACCGCAGTCACCTTGTGCATAACGATATGGAACTGGAGCAAGCGGATGGCACCAGCTGGATGGGGATGTATGCATTGAATATGATGGATATGGCATTGGAAATTGCCATGCACGATGTTTCATTTGAAGACACGGCCACCAAATTCTTTGAACACTTTGTATTAATTGCAGAAGCGTTGAATGAGCAGGGCATGTGGAACCAGGAAGACAAGTTCTTCTACGATACATTATCTATTGCCGGTTCCGAACCCCTGCATTTGCGCATTTTCTCTATAGTAGGGCTTACCTCGCTTTTTGCAGTATCAACTATTGAAAAGCGGGTGCTGGATAAACTAGGTGATTTCAATAAACGCATTACCTGGTTTGAAGAATACCGGAAGAAAAATAACAAGTACTGGCCTAATGAAGAAAGGCATGATGGCAAAAGCACGTTGTTATCATTGGTGCCAAAAGAAAGAGTGGTGTTCTTATTACAGCGGTTGTTAGACGAAACACAGTTTCTCGCACCCTGGGGTATACGCGCTTTGTCGAAGTACCACGAAACCCATCCGTTCTCGGTAACCATCCGGGGAGTTGAATATAAAATTCATTATGAACCGGGCGATTCAACCTCTGATATGTTTGGTGGTAACTCCAACTGGCGTGGTCCGTTGTGGATGCCTATCAATTATATCATCATTCAATCCATTCGCCACTTTGGTGAATTTTATGGAGATGAACTGGAAGTAGAATGCCCCATTGGCAGCGGTAATAAGATGAACCTGAAACAGGTGGCAGAAGAATTGACGCGCCGGCTGATTACGTTGTTCCAACCTAACCAGCATGGCAAACGGCCGGCACACGGGGCTTACAGCTGGTTCTATCAACGTTCAGAAAATGCCGATCTCATTTTGTTCTATGAATATTTTCATGGGGAAACTGGTGCCGGTTTAGGCGCCAGTCACCAAACCGGTTGGACAGCGTTGGTAGCTGAGTTGGTACACTCCTTATCATCACCTGCGGAGAAAAAATAG
- a CDS encoding slipin family protein encodes MNAIPISASAIVIVLFAVFVLSSAIRILREYERGVVFRLGRLISVRGPGLIILIPVIDKMVKVSLRTVVMDVPPQDIITEDNVSIKVNAVVYFRVLQPQKAIVEVENYLIATSQFSQTTLRSVLGQSELDDLLSQREKINQKLQQIIDTHTEPWGIKVSNVEVKQIDLPQEMQRAMAKQAEAERERRSKVIAAEGEYQASQRLADAARILSEQPSALTLRYLQTLREIATENNSTTIFPVPIDLVKPFLNLDKNT; translated from the coding sequence ATGAACGCTATACCAATTTCAGCTTCGGCAATCGTAATTGTGTTGTTCGCAGTGTTTGTACTGAGCAGTGCCATTCGCATCTTACGTGAATATGAGCGTGGAGTTGTTTTCCGGTTAGGCCGGTTGATTTCTGTTCGTGGCCCGGGCCTGATTATCTTAATACCTGTTATTGATAAAATGGTAAAGGTAAGTTTGCGCACAGTAGTGATGGATGTGCCGCCGCAGGACATCATCACTGAAGACAACGTATCTATAAAAGTAAATGCAGTGGTGTATTTCCGCGTGTTGCAACCACAGAAAGCAATTGTAGAAGTAGAGAATTATCTCATTGCCACTTCACAGTTTTCACAAACAACTTTACGAAGTGTATTGGGACAATCAGAACTGGATGACCTGCTTTCGCAACGCGAAAAAATAAATCAGAAACTACAACAGATCATAGATACCCATACGGAACCATGGGGCATCAAGGTTTCAAACGTAGAAGTAAAACAAATTGATCTGCCACAGGAGATGCAGCGCGCTATGGCCAAACAGGCAGAAGCAGAACGGGAACGCCGGTCGAAAGTGATTGCGGCAGAAGGGGAATATCAGGCCTCGCAACGCCTGGCCGATGCGGCCCGTATTCTAAGCGAACAGCCAAGCGCCCTTACATTACGCTATCTGCAAACGCTAAGGGAAATTGCTACAGAGAATAATTCAACCACTATTTTCCCTGTGCCTATAGATCTGGTAAAACCATTTTTGAACCTGGATAAGAACACATGA
- a CDS encoding NfeD family protein, giving the protein MKRLLLYCFLLVFIARPLYAQKVLSIKLDATINPATADFIHRAIEVAQNEKATCLLIHLNTPGGLLQSTRIIVSDMLESPVPVVVYVSPGGAHAGSAGVFITMAAHIAAMAPGTNIGAAHPVTTQGEMDTIMSAKATNDAMAFIRSIAKKRDRNVTWAVQAVSNSVSLTETEALENNVINLIASNEQELLNKIDGKKVTVSSGTVTLQTEHATVHTLEMGWGEKMLNILSDPNVAYILFLLGLYGLIFELYSPGAIFPGIIGGICMILALYTMHTLPVNYAGLALIVFGIILFLLEIKIVSHGLLAIGGVVSLLLGSMMLIRTGGTSAVTGLSWAVIITAVGVSALFFLFVVGLGLKAQRIKPAMGLEAMIGEIGQSLSELNPAGTVRMHGEIWKAFSAEGLIPEGVKVIVTGFLNLTLQVEQYNESSA; this is encoded by the coding sequence ATGAAGCGTCTTCTACTATATTGCTTCCTGCTTGTATTTATTGCCAGGCCGCTGTATGCACAAAAAGTGCTCTCTATAAAATTAGATGCAACAATAAATCCGGCCACCGCAGATTTTATTCATCGCGCCATTGAAGTTGCACAAAATGAAAAGGCAACCTGTTTACTCATTCATCTTAATACACCAGGTGGTTTATTGCAAAGCACCCGCATTATTGTAAGTGACATGCTGGAATCGCCGGTGCCTGTTGTGGTATATGTTTCACCCGGTGGTGCGCATGCTGGTTCAGCCGGTGTATTCATTACGATGGCAGCACACATTGCCGCCATGGCGCCCGGTACCAATATTGGTGCGGCTCACCCGGTAACCACACAAGGCGAAATGGACACCATCATGAGTGCAAAAGCTACGAATGATGCCATGGCGTTTATCAGGTCCATTGCCAAAAAGCGGGATCGAAATGTAACCTGGGCTGTGCAGGCAGTTAGCAACAGTGTGTCGCTAACAGAAACCGAAGCGTTGGAGAATAATGTCATCAATCTGATAGCAAGCAACGAACAGGAGTTACTCAATAAGATCGATGGAAAAAAAGTAACCGTTAGTTCAGGAACGGTCACCCTGCAAACAGAACATGCAACAGTTCATACCCTCGAAATGGGCTGGGGTGAAAAGATGCTGAATATTTTGAGTGATCCCAATGTAGCATACATTTTATTCTTACTTGGTTTATACGGACTCATCTTTGAATTATACAGTCCCGGCGCTATTTTCCCAGGCATCATTGGCGGCATTTGTATGATCCTTGCTTTGTACACCATGCATACCTTACCTGTGAACTATGCAGGGTTAGCATTGATCGTTTTTGGGATCATCCTGTTTCTGCTCGAGATAAAAATTGTAAGTCATGGTTTGCTGGCCATAGGCGGAGTTGTTTCTTTATTGCTTGGTTCCATGATGCTCATAAGAACCGGTGGAACATCCGCAGTGACAGGGCTTTCATGGGCGGTGATCATAACGGCAGTTGGTGTTTCTGCCCTCTTCTTTCTGTTTGTTGTAGGACTGGGATTGAAGGCGCAACGGATAAAACCTGCAATGGGGTTGGAAGCAATGATCGGGGAAATTGGTCAGTCGTTAAGTGAATTGAATCCCGCCGGCACGGTGCGGATGCATGGAGAAATATGGAAAGCTTTCTCTGCAGAAGGCCTGATTCCCGAAGGTGTGAAAGTGATCGTGACCGGATTTTTGAATCTCACGCTGCAGGTAGAACAGTATAATGAATCATCAGCATAA
- a CDS encoding chromate transporter — protein MHSVSAFGGPQGHFGMVMKTFVHRRHDVTEQELLEYNSFCQLLPGASSTQVLTLIGYKRGGIPLAILTLAIWIAPACILMGAFSFLLEFFDSKAMSEGIFKFIQPMAVGFLAFAAMRSFKLAIHNNITRVIMVVSSITTYLLFKSPWIFPILLVLGGFITNLSDKRIPEKAQPVKQIKWANIWLFAIIFLLAGVVSEMARKNDWPNRRPLNLFENNYRFGSLVFGGGQVLIPMMYEQYVERPKSPVVIRKNLNKKGNVISIERNDFYTGAGIVRAMPGPVFSIASFMGGMAMKDKGTTWQILGCLIGSIAIFLPSALLVLFFFPIWHNLQRYVIVYRALEGINAVVVGIMMAGTIYMMRDVSVIGFHTVSIVNLFVIAGTWAMLSFTKLPSPVIVIICLLLGWVFHLYQG, from the coding sequence TTGCATAGTGTTTCTGCCTTTGGCGGGCCGCAGGGTCATTTTGGGATGGTGATGAAAACTTTTGTTCACCGCCGGCATGATGTGACCGAACAGGAATTGCTTGAATACAATTCTTTTTGCCAGTTGCTGCCTGGCGCCTCCTCTACCCAGGTGTTAACATTGATCGGGTATAAACGCGGCGGAATTCCACTGGCCATTCTTACCCTGGCCATCTGGATCGCCCCTGCCTGTATTTTGATGGGCGCTTTTTCTTTCCTGCTCGAATTTTTCGACAGTAAAGCAATGAGTGAAGGCATTTTCAAATTCATTCAGCCAATGGCCGTGGGATTTCTGGCCTTTGCCGCCATGCGATCTTTCAAATTGGCAATCCATAATAATATTACCAGGGTCATCATGGTGGTGAGTTCCATCACAACTTACCTGTTGTTTAAGTCGCCGTGGATCTTCCCCATCCTGTTGGTATTGGGTGGGTTTATAACTAATCTCAGCGACAAACGCATTCCCGAAAAAGCTCAACCCGTTAAACAAATAAAATGGGCCAACATCTGGCTGTTTGCCATCATCTTTTTGCTGGCAGGGGTTGTCAGTGAAATGGCCCGTAAAAACGACTGGCCCAATCGCCGCCCATTGAACCTGTTTGAAAATAATTATCGCTTCGGAAGTTTGGTGTTTGGCGGCGGACAGGTACTGATACCCATGATGTATGAGCAATATGTTGAACGTCCCAAGTCGCCGGTGGTAATAAGAAAGAACCTCAATAAAAAAGGAAACGTAATCAGCATAGAGCGAAACGATTTTTATACCGGCGCCGGGATTGTTCGCGCCATGCCGGGGCCCGTATTTTCCATCGCTTCTTTTATGGGTGGTATGGCAATGAAAGACAAAGGCACCACCTGGCAAATACTGGGTTGTTTAATTGGGTCCATTGCTATTTTTTTACCGAGTGCATTATTAGTGCTTTTCTTTTTTCCCATCTGGCACAACCTGCAACGTTATGTAATTGTATACCGTGCATTGGAAGGCATCAATGCGGTGGTGGTGGGTATAATGATGGCGGGTACTATTTATATGATGCGCGATGTTTCGGTGATCGGTTTCCATACCGTTAGTATAGTAAACCTTTTTGTTATTGCCGGAACCTGGGCCATGCTTTCATTTACAAAACTCCCCTCGCCTGTTATTGTGATTATTTGCCTGCTGCTCGGTTGGGTATTTCATTTATATCAAGGCTAA
- a CDS encoding serine hydrolase, which yields MKKYLITFFLLLIIGVASAQNIDHRLQQKIEETVKGLNGDIGVYVKNLRTGKVAAFNSDTIFPTASMVKVTILIGIEDKIEKGELEYHQQLEYRDSLYYAGEDILGSFKNGEKIGLHKVMMLSLTTSDNTASLWLQSLAGNGTRINQILDSLGLVNMRVNSRTPGREANRNQYGWAQTTPREMGTLMEKIYNGEVISKKASEKMIRLLGRNYNDEQAIAEIPPYIFVASKNGCVNASRSEILLVMAPHGPYIFSVETKNLKDQSWDNSNEAWELTRKLSTLCWNYFEPRSRWKPSL from the coding sequence ATGAAAAAATATCTTATAACCTTCTTCCTGCTTTTGATTATTGGTGTTGCTTCGGCGCAAAACATCGATCACCGGTTGCAGCAAAAAATTGAGGAAACGGTAAAAGGCTTGAATGGCGATATTGGGGTGTATGTAAAAAATCTGCGGACGGGTAAAGTGGCCGCGTTCAATTCCGACACAATTTTCCCAACTGCCAGTATGGTGAAGGTAACTATATTAATAGGTATAGAAGATAAGATTGAAAAAGGTGAACTGGAATACCATCAGCAACTCGAATACCGCGACTCGTTGTATTATGCCGGGGAAGATATTCTGGGTTCATTCAAAAATGGTGAGAAGATTGGATTGCATAAAGTGATGATGTTGAGCTTAACTACCAGCGACAATACCGCCAGTTTGTGGTTGCAGAGTTTGGCCGGCAACGGAACGCGCATCAACCAAATTCTGGATTCGTTGGGTTTGGTAAATATGCGGGTGAATTCAAGAACGCCGGGTCGCGAGGCAAACCGCAATCAATATGGCTGGGCGCAAACAACACCCCGGGAAATGGGAACGCTGATGGAAAAAATTTACAACGGTGAAGTAATCAGTAAAAAGGCCAGTGAAAAAATGATCCGGTTACTGGGAAGAAATTACAACGACGAGCAAGCGATTGCAGAAATTCCGCCGTACATATTTGTGGCCTCAAAAAATGGTTGTGTAAATGCATCGCGAAGTGAAATATTATTGGTGATGGCGCCGCATGGTCCGTATATATTTTCTGTGGAAACTAAAAATCTGAAAGACCAGAGTTGGGACAACTCAAATGAAGCCTGGGAACTGACCCGAAAACTCTCTACTCTGTGCTGGAATTATTTTGAACCCCGATCGCGCTGGAAACCATCATTATAA
- the nadD gene encoding nicotinate (nicotinamide) nucleotide adenylyltransferase, with product MKVGLYFGSFNPIHHGHLIIANFMLQNSDLDQIWLVVSPQNPFKQSASLLNSYNRLNLVQMAIEGEPKLKASDIEFRLPQPSYTVNTLAYLQEKYPTHEFAIIMGSDSFENLAKWKNYEFILQHCPVYVYRRPGHDIINNFKTGTIKILDAPLLQISATHIRNNIKQGKSIRYLVPDKVLEEIERNRYYL from the coding sequence ATGAAAGTCGGATTATACTTCGGGTCGTTCAATCCTATTCACCATGGTCATTTGATCATCGCCAATTTCATGTTGCAGAATTCTGATCTTGATCAAATATGGTTGGTGGTGTCGCCGCAAAATCCATTCAAGCAATCGGCCAGTTTGTTGAATTCCTACAATCGCCTGAACCTGGTTCAAATGGCCATTGAAGGCGAACCGAAATTAAAAGCCAGCGATATTGAGTTTCGTTTGCCCCAGCCATCGTACACCGTAAATACGCTGGCCTATTTACAGGAAAAATATCCAACGCATGAATTTGCCATCATTATGGGCAGCGACAGTTTTGAGAACCTGGCCAAATGGAAAAACTATGAATTCATTCTGCAACACTGTCCTGTTTATGTATACCGGCGACCTGGTCACGACATAATCAATAATTTCAAAACCGGTACTATCAAAATTCTCGATGCGCCGTTGCTGCAGATCTCTGCCACCCATATTCGCAATAATATAAAACAGGGGAAATCTATTCGCTACCTGGTGCCCGATAAAGTACTGGAAGAAATTGAAAGAAACAGGTACTATCTATAA
- a CDS encoding FeoA family protein → MKRLSEIGAGTVARILSFENNDLFLKLMEMGCVPGELVKVEQIAPLGDPISIIVAGYNLSLRLNEADNIFVEELGIA, encoded by the coding sequence ATGAAACGATTATCAGAAATTGGAGCAGGAACCGTTGCCCGGATACTTTCTTTTGAAAACAACGACCTGTTTCTGAAATTAATGGAAATGGGTTGTGTACCGGGAGAGTTGGTTAAGGTAGAACAGATTGCCCCCCTGGGTGATCCCATCTCAATTATTGTAGCTGGTTACAACCTCAGCCTACGATTAAATGAAGCCGATAACATATTTGTTGAAGAACTGGGAATCGCTTAA
- the ybeY gene encoding rRNA maturation RNase YbeY yields MPTNNSTPPIHFHFLEPISFTQRTLVKEVIRDLFKKEKTKLEQLRYIFCSDEYLLQINKEHLNHNYYTDIITFDLSETPNATTGEIYISVDRVRDNAQNYEVSFKHELLRVIFHGALHLCGYKDKSGKEEQLMRNAEDKYLKYYMSKVK; encoded by the coding sequence ATGCCAACAAATAATTCAACTCCCCCCATTCATTTTCATTTTTTAGAACCCATATCCTTTACCCAGCGAACACTGGTAAAAGAAGTAATTCGGGATCTGTTCAAAAAGGAGAAGACTAAATTGGAACAACTCCGGTACATATTCTGTTCAGATGAATATCTTTTACAGATCAATAAGGAACACCTGAACCATAATTATTACACGGACATTATCACCTTCGATCTTTCCGAAACGCCCAATGCCACCACCGGGGAAATCTACATTAGTGTAGACCGGGTTCGGGATAATGCCCAGAATTATGAAGTATCTTTTAAGCATGAACTGTTACGGGTGATCTTTCATGGCGCCCTGCACTTGTGCGGGTATAAGGACAAGTCGGGCAAGGAAGAACAACTAATGCGGAACGCTGAAGATAAATACCTGAAGTATTACATGTCAAAAGTCAAATAG
- the mnmG gene encoding tRNA uridine-5-carboxymethylaminomethyl(34) synthesis enzyme MnmG: MFPEYDVIVVGAGHAGCEAAAAAANLGSKVLLVTMNMQTIAQMSCNPAMGGIAKGQIVREIDAMGGYSGIVTDLSMIQFRMLNLSKGPAMWSPRAQNDRMLFAATWREMLEKTPNVDFYQDMVRSLIIKDGRACGVVTGLGHEIPSKSVVITSGTFLNGIIHIGEKQFGGGRVAEKAATGITEQLVEYGFESDRLKTGTPPRIDGRSLDYSKMEEQKGDEKMVGFSYTETKKPIEQRSCWITYTSQKVHDILKTGFDRSPMYAGRIEGVGPRYCPSIEDKINRFAERERHQLFVEPEGWNTVEIYVNGFSTSLPEEVQYAALRQVPGFENVRIFRPGYAIEYDYFPPTQLNHSLETKLISNLFFAGQINGTTGYEEAACQGLMAGINAHQKAKELDPVILKRSDAYIGVLIDDLISKGTEEPYRMFTSRAEFRTILRQDNADLRLTGLSYQLGLASQERMDKVANKREGVEKIKDILKEISLDPSEADGFLAENNSAPLPQKQKATQILLRPNVSLEGMMAGLPKIKEALTGFTKEIIEQADIQIKYNVYIEKEKELVKRMNQLEDLLIPENFDYNKITSLSNEALQKFKKIKPRTLGQASRISGVNPSDVQILMVYMGR; this comes from the coding sequence ATGTTTCCAGAATACGACGTAATTGTAGTAGGGGCAGGCCATGCCGGTTGTGAAGCAGCCGCTGCCGCCGCCAACCTTGGTTCAAAGGTGCTGTTAGTAACCATGAACATGCAAACCATTGCCCAAATGAGTTGCAACCCAGCTATGGGTGGTATTGCCAAAGGTCAAATTGTTAGAGAAATCGATGCTATGGGTGGATACTCTGGTATCGTTACCGATCTAAGTATGATCCAGTTTCGCATGTTGAACCTTTCAAAAGGTCCGGCCATGTGGAGCCCGCGCGCACAAAATGACCGCATGTTATTTGCCGCCACCTGGCGCGAAATGCTGGAGAAAACTCCTAATGTAGATTTCTATCAGGACATGGTTCGCTCCCTCATCATAAAAGATGGCCGGGCTTGCGGTGTGGTAACTGGTCTTGGCCATGAAATTCCATCGAAGTCAGTTGTTATAACCAGCGGTACATTTTTGAATGGTATCATTCATATTGGCGAAAAACAATTTGGCGGTGGTCGCGTAGCAGAAAAAGCTGCTACCGGTATTACCGAGCAATTGGTAGAATATGGTTTTGAAAGTGACCGACTGAAAACCGGTACGCCTCCACGTATCGATGGCCGCAGTTTGGATTATAGTAAAATGGAAGAACAGAAAGGCGACGAAAAAATGGTTGGCTTTTCTTACACTGAAACTAAAAAACCAATTGAACAACGAAGTTGCTGGATCACCTATACAAGCCAGAAAGTACATGACATTTTAAAAACTGGGTTCGACAGGAGTCCTATGTACGCCGGAAGAATTGAGGGTGTTGGTCCAAGGTATTGCCCAAGTATAGAAGACAAGATCAATCGTTTTGCTGAAAGGGAAAGACATCAGCTTTTTGTAGAACCCGAAGGTTGGAACACCGTCGAGATCTATGTAAATGGTTTCTCTACTTCGCTGCCTGAAGAAGTGCAGTATGCAGCGCTTCGCCAGGTTCCTGGTTTTGAAAATGTACGCATCTTCCGTCCTGGTTATGCCATCGAATACGACTACTTTCCACCAACTCAGTTGAACCATTCACTGGAAACAAAACTGATCAGTAATTTATTCTTTGCCGGACAAATAAACGGAACTACCGGTTACGAAGAAGCCGCTTGTCAGGGACTGATGGCCGGCATTAACGCTCACCAAAAAGCAAAAGAATTAGACCCGGTTATTTTAAAAAGAAGTGATGCTTATATCGGCGTGTTGATCGATGATCTTATCAGCAAAGGAACTGAAGAACCATATCGCATGTTCACCAGCCGCGCCGAATTCAGAACCATCCTTCGCCAGGATAATGCTGATCTTCGTCTTACCGGATTGAGTTATCAATTGGGTTTGGCTTCCCAGGAAAGAATGGACAAAGTGGCCAACAAAAGAGAAGGCGTTGAAAAAATAAAAGATATTCTTAAAGAGATCTCTCTTGATCCCAGTGAAGCCGATGGATTCCTGGCTGAAAATAATTCAGCTCCATTACCGCAGAAACAAAAAGCTACCCAGATATTGTTGCGCCCGAATGTTTCGCTGGAAGGTATGATGGCCGGCTTGCCAAAAATTAAAGAAGCGCTTACCGGCTTCACTAAGGAAATTATTGAACAAGCCGACATCCAGATCAAATACAATGTATACATCGAAAAAGAAAAAGAACTGGTAAAAAGAATGAACCAGCTCGAAGATCTGCTGATTCCGGAAAACTTCGATTACAATAAGATCACTTCTTTATCGAATGAAGCATTACAGAAATTTAAAAAAATAAAACCGCGTACACTGGGCCAGGCAAGCCGCATCAGTGGAGTGAATCCAAGCGATGTGCAAATACTGATGGTGTATATGGGACGGTAG
- a CDS encoding NIPSNAP family protein, whose amino-acid sequence MKRRNFIQNAAITSSALLAGKLSYAGEARAGKKELYEIREYEIHFGGNQNALHAYLEKALIPAFNKFGVKNVGVFKEIGKTEPAKVYVLIVYPSLEEYGDINMKVKSDKDFIQNSAEWDKVPAEKPVFNRYNSSLLIAFENQPAIKIPAKETRIFEMRTYEGYNEDAVRRKVKMFNTEEFTIFDRTKLNRVFFGDAIAGPNLPCLTYMITFKNMEERDKNWAAFGADADWKKISNDPIYANTVSNIHRVFLEPVPYSQI is encoded by the coding sequence ATGAAAAGAAGAAACTTTATCCAGAACGCTGCCATCACATCTTCTGCATTGCTTGCAGGAAAATTATCTTATGCAGGTGAAGCCAGGGCTGGTAAAAAGGAATTGTATGAAATCCGGGAATACGAAATTCATTTTGGCGGAAATCAGAATGCGTTGCATGCTTATCTCGAGAAAGCATTGATTCCTGCCTTCAATAAATTCGGTGTTAAGAACGTAGGTGTTTTCAAAGAAATTGGAAAGACTGAACCTGCCAAAGTTTATGTGCTGATCGTTTATCCTTCATTGGAAGAGTATGGCGATATCAATATGAAAGTAAAGTCAGACAAAGACTTTATTCAGAACAGTGCCGAGTGGGATAAAGTGCCGGCTGAAAAACCGGTTTTCAACAGGTATAATTCTTCGCTGTTGATTGCTTTTGAAAATCAGCCAGCAATAAAAATTCCTGCTAAGGAAACCCGCATTTTTGAAATGCGTACTTACGAAGGATACAATGAAGATGCGGTACGCAGAAAAGTGAAAATGTTCAATACTGAAGAGTTCACCATTTTTGATAGAACAAAATTGAACCGGGTATTTTTTGGTGATGCCATTGCCGGACCAAATCTTCCATGCCTAACGTATATGATCACGTTTAAAAATATGGAGGAACGTGATAAAAACTGGGCGGCGTTTGGCGCCGATGCAGATTGGAAAAAGATATCTAACGATCCAATCTACGCCAACACGGTTTCAAATATTCACCGCGTATTTTTAGAACCGGTTCCCTATTCACAGATATAG